DNA sequence from the Lycium barbarum isolate Lr01 chromosome 5, ASM1917538v2, whole genome shotgun sequence genome:
aacgcaaaaataacagagaatcttacatattttaggaaatagagttgaatttggggggtaaaaggttgaaattaatgagcagttaatacagagtaaaaaaaggaagtgaaagaaatcagaaactgatttgaaaagcacgaaattaggggagatggggagttagaaacgtgtatatttaggaaaagaggggagagagaaagtgtgcagctaaaaaataggggtgtggggagtggtaagttaattgatagaaaagtgggtagctatagttgtaaaaatataatattatagctactaaacttaattattaaaaagtatagttatgttccataaatatgtaACATAGTAAGCTATGCCGAGTAAAAATACCTTTTAAGTATCCAGATTCAacccattaagtgcatttgttttgtTTCCTTATAAAACCTCTTAATGGATTTGAACAAATCAAATCTGTAAGAGAGTCTTATTCCATTCAGACTCATTAAATTAATACGGTTATTCACCTTTCACGCCTCTGTCTTCTCAGCAAAAAAATCTTTCACGAATTTCTTCTTTTCTCAGCACAAATTTCCTCTTGAACTGATGAACTTTCATAATCACTACAAGTACATTGTATACTTAGTATTTTTTCCATTCACAATATGTTTGGGTGTGTTGATGTCTATCAACCTACCGCCTAGTATTTAGGTTTTTTGATAATATAGTATTATACCATTCTATAGTTCTGGTTGAGAAACTCAAACCCATAGGAAAAGATTAACGCACCAATCACCGCAAGCAGGTCCTTTTCTATGTGATTTTGGCATTTTGTGGTACTCTTTTTAATTGGGTCTGTACTATTAAAGCAGAGCAGGAATGTTTTATAGCAAGTTTGCAGAAAGTTTTGATCTTTTTAAGAAAAGAAATATCTTCGAACTGCAAAGTTTTGAAAATTTGCCGGGAATTTTATGAGTTTTGGGCTCAATTTTGAAGTTTTACAGAGTTGAATTAACTGTTGAAATTCGTTTTTTCATCTTAAGTAGAGACGGGTTATGTGTTTTTCTCATCTGGGTAAGAATTCTTGAAAGTTTGTCAGCGTAGTTCTTGGTAACTATGAAAAATTATCTACTACTTTTTAAAATTGTAAGTGAACAAGATTTTGTTTAGctgcatgattttttttaatttaaaagattAAGTTATGTtgaattcaaccaaaaaaaaataaatcatGTTATCTTGTTATAGTAGTTTTTATATGGTATATAAATTTTAGTTTGCATTTCAgatagtctaatttttttttatcaaatgtaaatattcaaaatattattttctatcaAAAAATATAAACTCACTGTAATATTTTATTGATATAGTGTAATTTCACATGCACATTCAGCTAttgaaaacaaacagtcttaatgaTTCTGTGTTCAGATCTAGAGACCACATTTTAATATTCAGATTTGTATTCAAATCTAGACATCTAGATCTTAATgcacatcttaatattcagattcagacgttttagtcttaatgaaaacaaatgagaccTTAATCGtatgtctcttttttttttttttcttacactATCAATGTAGTATATAACTTCAAAACTCATGTACGTATATGACGTGACAAATTGACTAGCTTTTGGGGAATTAGGGTGGTGGTGGTGGGAAAGGGAAAGAGAGGAACAGAGGATAAGAAGAAACAACTTGTGTAAAGtttttttcctactttcatctgcaaagttatttttttaatttttatctcATCTTTTTATGATGCTCTTTCACTAGCTACGAGTCTCTACTGTACGCCTTTCTTTTCTCATTATCCTTTTTTTACCTTCTGGGTTAAAGTTTAATGCATAAACTTTCAAATAATCAAGGTATATTGTTACAATCTAATTATAGATGGCTCTATAATCATTCCCTCAAATAACTTAAGTGTTGATATGTAGAAACTTTAAACTAATTGTGTAGGAAAATGACTTTGGTAACCAAATATCAAAAGATGACCTACTTTCAAAAGACATTTTCCTAAAAGCATTCTTTTTCATTGTCGGCACTCAAGGGACAAATCTTTAATTTCTATCCAACAATTATTCATTGAAAGAACCATTCACAAGTTTCAACTCGATCATGGTCACGATATTGATCATGAGAAGATGAAACTGATTTCGATAAACCTACTCTACTTGGATATATGAATGCTAAATTGCGTAAAGAGTGGGACTACATCATTGATTACAAGTTCGGCAAAAATTTAGTAATTTTTTCCTAACTTTGTATTTATATTAaaatttttatttaatatgtataaataaccTATCTCAAACTCAATAAGCTGGCTTGGCCTAGGATAAAAAAAACCCATAATATTAAATCCCGGATGAATATTTTCATCTCACTTGAGTAACAGACAAGTGATGATCACGTTACTTTTGCTGCGTCATGATCATGACCTTGGTTGGAAAATTAAAGTGTCTAGCCTAGTAGGCAGTAGCCTTAATGAAATTGGATTATGGTTAAGATCCTTTACAGAAAAAGTGTGCCACGGATTCGAGTATAATATAAATGGGAGCATTTTAACAAATGACCTTTCTTGAGATTACTTTTGAAATTCTGTTCCGGTGTTTAACTTTGTATACTAAATTAATCAAACTACTTTTAAAGCTAAAACACTCTCGTCCCACTTAATAACGGGGATAGGCAGATAGCAGTTAAAGGTTGGCCTCAGAAAATGGTCATACAGAGCAAATATCCTTTAAAGGTCGTAAAGAGTGTTAGTCTAAGCTTATAAGCAAGTCAAACTAGTTTATAaacattttttaatttatttacgcATTTGGTCAGGGCTGGCTCCATGCCTAGGAAAGTAAGACCTATGCCTTAGACCCCCAAATTTGGGGGGCCAATTAAAATTTcggaaaaggttcaaatatgtcatcgaactatcgaaaatgactcatttatgccactcgtcaatagtttggctcatttatgccgtcgaactatcggaaatggctcatttatgccactcattaatagtttgactcatttatgtcatcgcccgttaccaaaatgactcatccataccattttttattaacgccggttttataataccagatatgacacgtggcctccaattagaggtctacgtcgtgtaattaaaccaacccaattttaaattccaaattaataaaaaatccgaCCTGTACACCCTACCCACGCAaaaccataatctagttggaggccacgtgtcatatctggtattgtgaAATCGGCGTTAATgcaaaatggcatggatgagtcattttggtaacggcgatggcataaatgagccaaactattgatgagtgacataaatgagccatttccgatagttcgatggcataaatgagtcaaactattaacgaatgacataaatgagtcatttccgatagttcgatgacatatttgagccttttccgttagaATTTTCTTAAAGAAAAATAATTACTTATGATAAAAGTACAACATTTTTTATAAATTTATATTTATCATATTTAACCTTTTATTTTGTCTGCTAACAGTCGTATTATTTTATTCTCTTTAACTCCTTTTGTACTTTGTTTCTTCAAATCTCTTAGCTAATTGTCGAAAAGTGTTAAACAAAGTGATTTGCAAATTCTTTTTTTGTTTCTTCTTAGGTTTTCAAGCAATGCAACAAACATATTAAAGTGGGTATACCAAGTTATCAACTTTTTAAATTAGATTTATGGTTCTGAATctgttatttttatttaaaattttgtCAATTTATTGCTTATACAATTATGTTAACAATTCTTGTAATAATTGTCTCAACTAAAGGGTGTTTTCAACATTGAAATTGGTGAAATCTTACCAAATATTAACAATTGGAAAAAATATTTTGCATctaaaaaatttagaaaaatagATTTCAAATAAAATATCTATGAAATTTGTTTAGGTTTTAGGCCTCTAACTAAAATTTCGCTTTAGGCCTTCAATTATGTTAAGCCGTCCCATCATTTGGTAAATATAACATAATTGCTTATTATCGGACACTTTTTTATTAAACACATTAATTGCTTATTATCGGACACAACATAACTTCTATCCAAACACATAGttacatatgtataaaatcaGTTTTCAACatgtaaaaatatttttaaacacTTGACGATTATCAACCACTTTTATACATCTAACCCAAACGGGATCTATAACAAGAGCCCAACATTTGGAtgattcaattcaccataaattATAAAGACCTACTTAAATTTCAAGACGAGGCAAGAGGAGCCCACATGAACAGAAAGGGAAAAGAAGTAAAAGAGTAATTCAGAAATGCTCCTCCGACTTATTACATAGTGTTGTTGCCAGACCTTTCTTGACAATaaatacattcacaatatatAACCATTTATAGGTCATAAATACAGCCCTGCATAATCCAAAGTGTTTGCTAGCTAGTTAAACATGAAAACAGTAGTTTTTTTTCAACAGTGGAGCTCTATTTGTATGACAGCATCATTATATTGTATTCTTTTTCTTTCTAACTTATGTAATAAATAACTGTTACAAATTAAAGAAATAGGAGTTATTTCTCAGTCCTTTGGCTCTGATCAGCTCAAAGCATCCATCCAGGTACAACTCCAGTAGCATCATGTGCTGATGGTGCTGCATGTTCTGGTGGCACGGTATCGTACCTGTAACTAAATCAAGAACATAATTACACCTCACTGTCTCAATCTCAAACAAGTTGGCTAATAAAGTCATAAGTGAATTCAGTATGTAATCAGTGCTCCTGAATCTCGAACTATATGTATGTCTATAATAAGATTAAACTAACGTGTATATACATTTTGCACGTTTAACTAATAATATACATAGGacgggtctttaatttttatcccttttCAGCCATAGTAAAATCAAGTTTTTGGCATTATTTTGTAAGTGACAACGTCGAGTTGTGAATATTATGGTATGTAGTGAGTTTAGTATGACCCTCCTAGCCAAGAGGTCAACACGTCAATGTTTCACTACAATTACTTGGAATCTGTTTAAAACAATAGCAGTACTATCTTTTTTCGATTGGGACATTGGGTATAGATGGCTTCATTTATTCCTCCAGCCCATCAATTAGTTAACAATCGACATATTTTAGTTAATTGTTTGATTTGTGTTAGTAGTGTGTGCCTTAAATCCTACATAAGTCTTTGGATAAAGTTATAATAAAGGATTTCTTAGAAGCTAGGAATTTTCAAGATCACCTTATAGGCAATGTATTATTGCAATCCATAGGTTGAAAAAATTCCTCAGGCTGAGCAGGCTGCTGCTGTCTATACTGTACACTTTGCTCCCCAGAATGCCATGATGTTTGAAAAGCAACACCAAGTTCTTCCAACTGCAATTAGCAATTCGATAGACAAACCATTGTTAAAATAATAACAAGTTTAACAGCTATGATGTTACTGAGTTAACTTCACGTATATGATTATTGAACTTTACCAACTATAATAATTCATGCATAGTTCAATTACTGTGGTGTAACAAAAGATAATTTGTAACATTACTGTCAAATGTAAAGTTCTAAAGTTATTTTAATGTGACGAAAAATATTATTATGATTTAATGTTACAGTAGATAAAAGTTAGAATGATCATAGTGAGTATTGTGAATCTTAGAAGTCGTAGCACATCAAATAGCACCACTATCTCCACATATGCACTAATCTTATGTGCTACTCTCTTTGGTCCATATATTATCTTGTGTTTTCATCTTTGACGTACCCCTTAAAAAATTACTTACTCCTAAAAACTAAAAAGAATTTTCAAACTACCCTTAATTAATTTTGCATCTTCCAATTGATTTGAGATGTATAGATGGTGTGAAAGCAATATGTCATAATATTATGTGCATATCAAATGCTTTTGAAGAAAAACCAAGAGTATATCTAATAGGAAATTGTAATTGAAAAGACTTCTTCGGGATGCGTAAATAAGGATAAATttagaaaaatataattaataccttCTTGATTATACAAAATATAATTTATTTTgtacaaaaatgaaaaaaaatagaaACTGCTGTCAAATTATTGTTACCTTCATCCTCAATGATTTGTTCATTTCAGTAAGAGATTGTTCCTGTACGAGAAGCAAATAACACATATAATATATCATGTTTCCTATACATTTGAGTAAATAGCAATAAATGTCATCTTGATTTCTTATGTTTCTGCACGTACTATGCGTACCTTTTGTTGAAGTTCGACAAGTTGATCAAGCGTGTGTTGTGTCTATAAAACAAGTTAAAAAGGAGTTGATTAATTAAGGGATTATTGGATGATTAAACAACTATATATTCTCCAATTCCAATTGAAGTAATTAGATGTTGGTATTGAATGAACTCATATTTAAGAACAAGAGATCATCTTAGATGTTGGTATTGGATGAACTCATATTTTAGAACAAGAAATCATCTAACTTGAATTTCCTCGTAAAATGTGAAAGTGACTGAAAATACCTTGTTTTTGCAACAAGAATAATAGACATAAACACATATAAGCGGATACAACATTGTGACATCCGATTTATCTTAATTCAGTATTTTTAAAGTGgagcatatatttatatatgtgtaaATTAACTAAATTATTAATAAATCTGAACCAATGTTTTTTAAAATACAAGAGTTCAACGTTAACAACCGTAAAAGTTAAATCATAGAATTTGAATGCTGAATTTTCTTTAGACAAACATTATTTATAAATACATCTTAGGTAATACATACCCTTTTTGACCTTATTTGCCTCAACGATGAATCCAATTGACGCTCAAGTTGTTCCAGGTCTTTTGTGTTCAATTGTCCCAAATCCTCTCCAAGCAAATGCCTGAAGAATATGAAGAAGTTATTTGGTCATATATTAcccgaaaaaagaaaaataattaaatatagaGAATGCTTAGCCTAGTTGTTGTCGTGTGATCAAGAGGTCACACGTTCAAGTCGTTGAAACATTAAAGCTGTGCACAATATATCCAATATGGTCTGATCATTCTTCCGAGCTCGCGCATAGTGATAGCATAGTGCATTGGGTCGTTTCTTTTAAATAGAGAATGCAACAATTAGGAGTTAGAAATTACATTTAATATTGGTCTACTAAGTATTTGTCTCACCTTTGAGACTGTTGTAACACTTCCACTCTTGTTTTAAGCTTCAAATAATCCTGGTAGTTGTTCTGTTCTTACAATAATACAACAAGCAACTTCAAAATTAGCCATCAACATGAACTTTAATCTTACTAACTATATTAGGTGAAAAATAAACTATATTTCCAGTTTCCTCAGCAAACTTTGAGTAATCATCATGCTTAAGGAAAAAGAACAAACCTGTGAATCTGCTGAAGGTTGGCTTCCTTCAAGTGCACCATAATTGTATCTGTGGTATCTCTCCAATGTCATGGACATGCTAGAAATGCAAGTTACTGAACAATTAGACATTGAATTTGGTGCATTTTAGAAGGTAAGTACAGTGAGGGCTCATTCGtattcattaagattaagacgttcAAAGGCGAACCCACGTGGTAAGGAGGGACGGCACGTGTACTGGGTAACTTCCGGaacttttttgtatatatatatatatatatatatatgtgtgtgtatgatatACATTTAACaattagcatatatatatatatataccctatGCACATAGGACTATTTGGTGCACTGGTTGAAGCCATCGCTTCCCACAGCCCATACCCAGGATCGATTCCCCAAACAGTGGTCTCCCTTAGATGTTTTTTGTTAATAATCCTCTTTTGCACCGGATATTACATTTAGGTATTACATTGTTATTTTAACACGTATATAATTTGActttattaaaaaattaatagATAAAAATTCACTAAATTAATCTAATATTATATATCTATGAACTATACTTAAAAAATTATATGGTGGTTGGTGGTGGTGGTTATAGTTGTGGATGCCTATTGGGATAATGTTGGCACATGGTAAGGTGTGGGTAGTAGCTAGTGGTGATGATGAATATCGATAATAGTAGAAGTAGATGGCcgcggtgttacacctcgaaaattctcgcgtcgtttgcgtcgtgagtaaactaacgtaagctcggagacgTCATGGAACTCTTAtcaggttaaggaatactctttacaaatgctaagcaagtgtctaaaggttatgtgatcaagcaaatcgaagaaaataagtttgtcaaaaaataATTTGGAcgaaaattttgggtcaactttagagacgtatatcttttagcatatgaagagttttgaagtaaagtaaaagcctaaaatgaagttcatgaagtctagttttcaacgcaataaaccg
Encoded proteins:
- the LOC132641935 gene encoding MADS-box protein 04g005320-like isoform X2; the protein is MGRGKVELKRIENKINRQVTFAKRRNGFLKKAYELSVLCDAEIAVIIFSGRGKLYEFCSSSSMSMTLERYHRYNYGALEGSQPSADSQNNYQDYLKLKTRVEVLQQSQRHLLGEDLGQLNTKDLEQLERQLDSSLRQIRSKRTQHTLDQLVELQQKEQSLTEMNKSLRMKLEELGVAFQTSWHSGEQSVQYRQQQPAQPEEFFQPMDCNNTLPIRYDTVPPEHAAPSAHDATGVVPGWML
- the LOC132641935 gene encoding MADS-box protein 04g005320-like isoform X3: MGRGKVELKRIENKINRQVTFAKRRNGFLKKAYELSVLCDAEIAVIIFSGRGKLYEFCSSSRYNYGALEGSQPSADSQNNYQDYLKLKTRVEVLQQSQRHLLGEDLGQLNTKDLEQLERQLDSSLRQIRSKRTQHTLDQLVELQQKEQSLTEMNKSLRMKLEELGVAFQTSWHSGEQSVQYRQQQPAQPEEFFQPMDCNNTLPISYRYDTVPPEHAAPSAHDATGVVPGWML
- the LOC132641935 gene encoding MADS-box protein 04g005320-like isoform X1; translated protein: MGRGKVELKRIENKINRQVTFAKRRNGFLKKAYELSVLCDAEIAVIIFSGRGKLYEFCSSSSMSMTLERYHRYNYGALEGSQPSADSQNNYQDYLKLKTRVEVLQQSQRHLLGEDLGQLNTKDLEQLERQLDSSLRQIRSKRTQHTLDQLVELQQKEQSLTEMNKSLRMKLEELGVAFQTSWHSGEQSVQYRQQQPAQPEEFFQPMDCNNTLPISYRYDTVPPEHAAPSAHDATGVVPGWML